In Aliiglaciecola sp. LCG003, a genomic segment contains:
- the fkpB gene encoding FKBP-type peptidyl-prolyl cis-trans isomerase translates to MSLQIDQNSQVVMHFDLKLSDGSAADSTRVNNKPAKLQMGDGSLTANFEQCLLGLQQGDKKSFTLEAPDAFGLPNPDNIHHMERSRFSKDTPVELGTIIAFSQPDGTEIPGIVRDVEGDSVTVDFNHPLAGQRVIFDVEILGVS, encoded by the coding sequence ATGAGTCTACAAATTGATCAAAATAGCCAAGTTGTAATGCATTTTGACCTTAAATTATCCGATGGTTCTGCTGCGGATAGCACCCGGGTCAATAACAAGCCGGCAAAGCTGCAAATGGGCGACGGCAGTTTAACTGCGAATTTCGAACAGTGTTTGTTGGGCTTGCAACAAGGTGATAAAAAATCCTTTACCTTAGAAGCGCCTGATGCATTTGGCCTGCCTAATCCAGATAATATTCACCATATGGAGCGCAGTCGTTTCTCCAAAGACACCCCGGTTGAACTCGGCACTATCATTGCGTTTAGTCAACCAGATGGAACTGAAATTCCAGGTATAGTGCGTGATGTAGAAGGGGATTCGGTGACGGTGGATTTTAATCATCCCTTAGCCGGTCAAAGGGTAATATTTGATGTGGAGATCCTTGGCGTAAGCTAG
- the lspA gene encoding signal peptidase II: MLNMFSNTGLRFLWLAALTVVLDQWSKYAIVASMDVYQSIQYTSFFNLTHTRNYGAAFSFLSDASGWQRWFFTGIAVAVSVIILRWLKASPKSQILLPVAFSLILGGAIGNVYDRVAYGYVIDFLHVYYQQYDWPVFNLADSAICLGATLLIVDMFKNKQDKGEDNESTN; encoded by the coding sequence ATGCTTAATATGTTTAGTAATACCGGCTTACGTTTTCTATGGTTGGCGGCTCTCACCGTGGTGCTGGATCAATGGAGTAAATACGCTATTGTTGCCAGTATGGACGTGTACCAGTCCATCCAATACACCTCGTTTTTCAATTTAACTCATACCCGCAATTATGGTGCAGCTTTTAGTTTTTTGAGTGACGCCAGTGGCTGGCAAAGGTGGTTTTTTACTGGCATAGCGGTAGCCGTTAGCGTGATAATTTTACGTTGGTTGAAGGCCAGTCCTAAAAGCCAGATTCTATTACCCGTGGCATTTTCGCTTATCTTAGGTGGTGCAATAGGCAATGTATATGATCGAGTTGCCTATGGTTACGTAATAGATTTTTTGCATGTGTATTATCAACAATATGACTGGCCAGTGTTTAACTTAGCAGACAGTGCAATTTGTCTAGGTGCTACGCTATTGATTGTTGATATGTTTAAAAATAAACAGGACAAAGGCGAGGATAATGAGTCTACAAATTGA
- the ileS gene encoding isoleucine--tRNA ligase — protein sequence MSDYKHTLNLPYTDFPMRGNLAQREPQMLKQWTEKRLYHVIRAAKKGKTPFILHDGPPYANGDIHIGHAVNKILKDVIVKSKNLSDFDSPYVPGWDCHGLPIELQVEKKVGKPGKKVTAAEFRQKCRDYAERQIAGQKRDFIRLGVLGEWDRPYKTMDFSSEADIIRALGGIVRSGHLEKGFKPVHWCTDCGSALAEAEVEYQDKQSPSIDVRFLAADEQGLVESFEHPEGHVGEGPVSVVIWTTTPWTLPANRAVCVSPKLEYTLVQVDGENGKERLIIASDLVKDCMDRFGFDHYHALGYCHGDAFENQHVKHPFYDFTVPVILGDHVTTESGTGCVHTAPGHGVDDFNVGAKYGLEVANPVGANGVYMQGTELFEGEHVFKANAHIVDVLKEHNALVHHHAYTHSYPHCWRHKTPIIFRATPQWFISMDKNGLRQQSLAEIKKTQWIPEWGQSRIESMVEGRPDWCISRQRTWGVPIALFVDKDSGDLHPNTDELLERVAKLVEAKGIQAWWDIDLTEFLGEQDAKTYTKVPDTLDVWFDSGVTHHFVVDSRDDIPASADLYLEGSDQHRGWFMSSLMTSVAEKGHAPYKQVLTHGFTVDGEGKKMSKSIGNTVAPQEVINKLGADILRLWVASTDYRSEIAVSDEILKRSADSYRRIRNTARFLLANLNGFDPSVDVVPFEQLVELDKWAVSRAATVQAEIIEAYEKYDLLVVCQKMMQFCSIELGSFYLDIIKDRQYTAKTDSHARRSCQTALYHIVESLVRWMAPVMSFTAQELWQEMPGQRDEFVFSGVWYTGLPTDSVKGDFDNGFWQQVLEVKEQVNRALEQQRKNGHLGASLEANVTLFATAALADKLALLEDELRFVLITSAAKLVTVEAAPEGAIDTEIEGLWMEIAKSADPKCVRCWHHRADVGVDESHPELCHRCVDNVEGEGEKRHYA from the coding sequence ATGAGTGATTACAAACATACCTTGAATTTACCCTACACTGATTTCCCTATGCGTGGGAATTTGGCGCAACGGGAACCGCAAATGTTAAAGCAATGGACAGAGAAACGACTGTACCATGTGATTCGAGCGGCCAAAAAAGGTAAAACACCTTTTATATTGCATGATGGCCCTCCTTACGCCAACGGTGATATTCATATTGGCCATGCGGTGAATAAAATTCTTAAAGATGTGATTGTAAAGTCTAAAAACTTATCCGATTTTGATTCTCCCTATGTACCAGGTTGGGATTGCCATGGTCTTCCCATCGAACTTCAGGTAGAGAAAAAAGTCGGTAAGCCAGGTAAAAAAGTCACGGCGGCAGAGTTTAGACAAAAATGTCGCGACTATGCCGAGCGACAAATCGCTGGTCAAAAGCGAGATTTCATTCGTCTAGGTGTACTGGGCGAGTGGGACAGACCTTATAAAACCATGGATTTTAGCTCCGAAGCCGACATCATTCGTGCGCTCGGAGGCATCGTGCGTTCAGGCCATTTGGAAAAAGGCTTTAAGCCAGTGCATTGGTGTACCGATTGTGGTTCGGCACTTGCCGAAGCCGAAGTGGAATATCAAGATAAACAGTCGCCTTCTATTGACGTAAGGTTTTTAGCCGCAGATGAGCAAGGGCTGGTGGAATCCTTTGAACATCCAGAAGGGCATGTAGGTGAAGGGCCGGTCTCTGTTGTGATCTGGACTACTACTCCTTGGACTTTACCTGCAAACCGCGCAGTATGTGTGAGCCCTAAGTTAGAGTACACATTAGTGCAGGTGGACGGCGAAAATGGCAAAGAGCGCTTGATTATCGCCTCGGACCTAGTTAAAGATTGCATGGACCGTTTCGGTTTTGATCACTATCATGCGCTAGGTTATTGCCACGGAGATGCATTTGAAAATCAACATGTTAAACATCCGTTTTATGATTTTACTGTGCCGGTTATTCTAGGTGATCATGTTACCACTGAATCAGGTACTGGTTGCGTTCATACGGCTCCTGGACATGGTGTAGACGATTTTAACGTTGGTGCAAAATACGGTTTGGAAGTGGCTAACCCTGTAGGTGCTAACGGTGTTTATATGCAAGGTACCGAATTATTTGAAGGCGAACATGTATTCAAAGCCAATGCTCACATTGTCGATGTGCTTAAAGAACATAACGCCTTGGTCCATCATCATGCCTATACCCATAGCTACCCGCATTGCTGGCGTCATAAAACGCCGATCATTTTCCGAGCTACGCCTCAATGGTTTATTAGCATGGACAAAAATGGCCTTCGTCAGCAATCTTTAGCCGAAATCAAGAAAACCCAATGGATCCCTGAATGGGGTCAAAGCCGGATTGAATCCATGGTGGAAGGACGTCCTGATTGGTGTATTTCCAGGCAGCGTACTTGGGGTGTGCCAATTGCTTTATTTGTGGATAAAGACAGCGGTGATTTGCATCCTAATACCGACGAACTGCTTGAGCGTGTAGCTAAACTAGTTGAAGCCAAAGGCATACAAGCTTGGTGGGATATTGATCTAACCGAGTTCTTAGGTGAGCAAGACGCGAAAACTTACACTAAGGTACCAGACACCTTGGACGTATGGTTTGATTCAGGTGTGACCCACCACTTTGTGGTCGACAGTCGTGATGATATTCCGGCATCAGCAGACTTGTATCTGGAAGGGTCAGATCAGCACCGTGGCTGGTTCATGTCGTCATTGATGACCTCAGTTGCAGAAAAAGGTCATGCGCCATACAAACAAGTACTAACTCACGGGTTCACCGTCGATGGCGAAGGCAAAAAGATGTCTAAGTCTATTGGCAATACGGTTGCCCCTCAGGAAGTTATCAATAAACTGGGGGCGGATATATTACGTCTTTGGGTTGCATCTACGGATTATCGCAGTGAAATTGCGGTTTCAGATGAAATTTTAAAACGTTCGGCAGATTCATATCGTCGTATACGCAATACTGCCCGGTTCTTGCTGGCCAATCTAAACGGTTTTGATCCTAGTGTTGATGTCGTGCCTTTTGAGCAATTGGTCGAGTTAGACAAATGGGCAGTGAGTCGTGCCGCAACTGTTCAGGCTGAAATCATCGAAGCCTATGAAAAGTATGACTTGTTAGTGGTTTGTCAAAAGATGATGCAATTCTGCTCAATTGAGTTGGGCAGCTTCTATTTGGATATCATTAAAGACCGCCAGTATACGGCTAAAACAGATAGTCATGCTCGACGTTCATGCCAGACAGCCCTCTATCATATTGTTGAATCTCTAGTGCGCTGGATGGCGCCCGTCATGAGCTTTACAGCACAAGAGTTGTGGCAGGAAATGCCTGGCCAACGTGATGAGTTTGTTTTTAGCGGCGTTTGGTATACCGGCTTGCCCACTGATAGCGTTAAAGGTGATTTTGACAATGGATTCTGGCAGCAAGTGTTGGAAGTCAAAGAACAAGTAAACCGTGCATTGGAACAACAACGCAAAAATGGCCACTTGGGTGCATCACTAGAAGCCAATGTGACTTTGTTCGCAACTGCTGCACTAGCCGACAAATTAGCACTATTAGAAGATGAATTACGCTTTGTGTTAATTACCTCGGCGGCCAAATTGGTAACCGTAGAGGCAGCCCCAGAAGGCGCCATTGATACTGAGATAGAAGGCTTGTGGATGGAAATCGCCAAGTCTGCCGATCCTAAGTGTGTACGCTGTTGGCATCACCGAGCCGATGTGGGTGTGGATGAGTCCCATCCAGAGCTTTGTCATCGTTGTGTCGATAATGTCGAGGGTGAGGGTGAAAAAAGACATTATGCTTAA
- the ribF gene encoding bifunctional riboflavin kinase/FAD synthetase has protein sequence MELIRGLHNIREEHKGCVLTIGKFDGVHLGHQAVLTNLIKQARQLNLPATVMVFEPQPEEVFTPQSAPARLSRLRDKFVHLREIGVDRLLCIKFDQHFADCSAQDFIENLLVDKLGIKFLVVGDDFRFGQKRRGDFGLLEDNSKKFDYQVVSTQSFRRKDCRISSTAIRQALSRGDFVEAEAMLGRPFAIAGRIVHGEKKGRTIGFPTANVLLKRCKAPIKGVFAVSVKIGDKHFHGVANVGTRPTLSGQRLQLEVHLFDFDLQVYGQYISVVFVNKLRDEIKFDSFELLKQQIQVDAQRARALMCVE, from the coding sequence GTGGAATTAATCCGAGGTTTGCATAATATCCGTGAAGAACACAAAGGGTGTGTGCTAACAATTGGGAAATTTGATGGTGTACATTTAGGTCATCAGGCAGTACTGACTAATTTAATCAAGCAAGCTCGTCAGCTGAATTTACCTGCCACTGTGATGGTGTTCGAGCCGCAACCAGAAGAAGTATTTACACCGCAAAGTGCACCCGCTAGATTGAGCCGTTTACGTGATAAGTTTGTGCATCTTCGAGAAATTGGCGTTGACCGTTTGTTGTGTATTAAATTTGATCAACATTTTGCCGATTGTAGTGCTCAGGATTTTATCGAAAATTTGCTGGTGGATAAACTAGGTATTAAATTTCTCGTTGTTGGCGATGATTTTCGGTTTGGTCAGAAGCGCAGAGGTGACTTTGGGTTACTCGAAGACAATAGCAAAAAATTTGACTATCAAGTAGTCAGTACTCAAAGTTTCCGCCGTAAGGATTGCCGAATTAGCTCAACCGCTATTCGACAAGCATTGTCTCGCGGTGATTTTGTTGAGGCTGAAGCAATGCTTGGAAGACCCTTTGCAATCGCTGGCAGAATAGTACACGGTGAGAAAAAAGGCCGAACCATTGGTTTTCCCACTGCAAACGTCTTGCTAAAACGCTGCAAAGCACCCATTAAGGGAGTCTTTGCCGTAAGCGTTAAAATTGGCGACAAACATTTCCATGGTGTCGCTAATGTTGGAACTAGACCGACATTGTCAGGACAGCGATTACAGTTAGAAGTCCACCTGTTTGATTTTGATCTGCAGGTCTACGGTCAATATATTAGCGTCGTCTTCGTGAATAAGTTGCGAGATGAAATAAAATTTGATTCTTTCGAGTTGTTAAAACAACAAATACAAGTCGATGCACAGCGGGCGCGGGCGCTCATGTGCGTCGAATAA
- the murJ gene encoding murein biosynthesis integral membrane protein MurJ, with the protein MSKKLLKSGVVVSFMTFLSRVLGLIRDVVVANMLGAGAAADVFLVANKIPNFLRRLFAEGAFAQAFIPVLTEVKNEGDKEHLKLFIAKASGTLGVVVTLVTLLGVIGSPVVAALFGAGWFLDYLQGSPQGDKFEPFALMLKITFPYLFFVSLTGLSGAILNTLNKFAVAAFTPVLLNVSIIACAIYLSPSFENPEFALAWGVFFGGLMQLLFQIPFLYRAGVLVKPKWAWSDPKVSKVRRLMIPALFGVSVSQINLLLDTMIATALMTGSVSWLYYSDRLLEFPLGLFGIAIATVILPTLSSHHVSKDQQAFSNSIDWGLKVVCLLGLPAAAGLFVLAEPMLLTIFYGGAFTVNDAAMASASLMAYSTGLLSFMLIKVLAPGFYSRQDLKTPVRFGIYSMVANIFFNIALAIPFGYVGLAIATSMSATLNTGLLYFQLHRLGVYQVTAATFIYLMKIILATGLMVGAIVYVKPDIAIWWQMSTWFKSLLLAKLIGIGFGTFCITLLLLGVRVKDFSGTHVVRKTD; encoded by the coding sequence TTGTCGAAAAAATTGCTGAAGTCCGGCGTCGTTGTATCTTTCATGACATTTCTATCTAGGGTGCTGGGTCTTATTCGTGATGTCGTTGTGGCAAATATGCTAGGTGCGGGCGCCGCAGCAGATGTGTTTTTAGTTGCCAACAAGATACCTAATTTCCTTCGTCGCCTATTTGCCGAAGGCGCTTTTGCTCAAGCTTTTATTCCGGTGCTTACCGAAGTGAAAAACGAAGGCGATAAAGAACATCTAAAGTTATTTATCGCCAAGGCATCCGGTACCTTAGGAGTAGTAGTTACCCTAGTCACTTTGTTAGGCGTCATTGGCTCGCCAGTGGTTGCAGCTTTGTTTGGTGCCGGTTGGTTCCTTGACTACCTACAAGGATCGCCACAGGGTGATAAATTTGAGCCATTCGCTTTGATGCTTAAAATTACCTTTCCCTATTTATTTTTTGTTTCACTGACCGGTTTATCTGGCGCGATATTAAACACCTTGAATAAGTTTGCTGTCGCGGCCTTTACTCCAGTGCTGTTGAATGTATCCATTATCGCCTGTGCAATATATCTAAGTCCTAGTTTCGAAAACCCTGAATTTGCATTGGCATGGGGCGTATTTTTTGGCGGCCTGATGCAGTTACTGTTTCAAATTCCATTTCTGTATCGAGCGGGTGTACTGGTCAAGCCAAAATGGGCATGGTCTGACCCTAAAGTGTCTAAGGTCAGGCGCTTGATGATCCCTGCGTTATTTGGGGTTTCGGTAAGTCAAATTAACTTGTTGCTTGATACCATGATTGCTACCGCGCTAATGACAGGGTCAGTGAGTTGGTTGTATTACTCGGACCGTTTATTAGAGTTTCCACTGGGTTTATTTGGTATCGCTATCGCGACAGTTATCTTGCCTACTTTATCTAGTCATCACGTTAGTAAAGATCAGCAAGCTTTCAGCAATAGCATTGATTGGGGCTTGAAGGTTGTGTGTTTGCTGGGGTTACCCGCTGCTGCCGGTCTGTTCGTATTGGCCGAACCTATGCTTTTAACCATTTTTTATGGGGGTGCATTTACCGTCAATGACGCCGCCATGGCCTCTGCAAGTTTAATGGCTTATTCGACTGGTTTATTGAGCTTTATGCTAATCAAAGTGTTAGCACCGGGGTTTTATTCCCGTCAAGATTTAAAGACTCCGGTGCGCTTTGGTATCTATTCTATGGTGGCAAATATTTTCTTTAATATTGCCCTTGCGATTCCGTTTGGATATGTCGGGCTGGCTATTGCTACATCAATGTCTGCAACGCTGAATACGGGTTTACTGTACTTTCAATTGCACCGATTAGGTGTTTATCAGGTAACCGCAGCGACCTTCATTTACCTGATGAAAATTATCCTCGCTACAGGATTAATGGTTGGGGCAATCGTATACGTCAAACCTGACATCGCAATTTGGTGGCAAATGAGTACATGGTTTAAGTCACTGCTATTGGCTAAGTTGATTGGGATTGGATTTGGCACCTTCTGTATTACCTTGTTACTTCTTGGGGTCAGAGTCAAAGATTTCAGCGGTACTCACGTGGTACGAAAAACTGATTAA
- the rpsT gene encoding 30S ribosomal protein S20 has product MANIKSAKKRAIQAEKRRQHNASRRSMVRTYLKKVIAAISAGDKEAATAAFVTATPLLDRMATKGLIHKNKAARHKSRLAAQIKAL; this is encoded by the coding sequence TTGGCTAACATTAAGTCTGCTAAGAAACGCGCAATCCAAGCGGAGAAACGTCGCCAGCACAACGCTAGCCGTCGTTCTATGGTTCGTACTTATCTTAAAAAAGTAATTGCAGCTATCTCTGCTGGTGATAAAGAAGCGGCTACTGCTGCCTTCGTTACTGCTACACCTTTGCTTGACCGTATGGCAACTAAAGGTTTGATCCACAAAAACAAAGCTGCTCGTCATAAGAGCCGTCTTGCTGCGCAGATCAAAGCACTATAA
- a CDS encoding lysophospholipid acyltransferase family protein → MYTAEEFLKKHYPQTEGRPWLFKSIRFILRHLLHEKEMLAFGRDYPNLQGIDFIEQVLEYFNVSYSARDSEKERIPSDGRVVVIANHPIGSLDALALMKLLCEVRSDVKVVANEMLMALPPLHDIILRVNNMQGGTPKEHLQNIHQHLNNQGAILIFPAGEVSRLRPQGIRDTRWHSGFLKIAKATNSPILPAYIDAKNSPLFYSVSMFYKPMATALLVKEMFKQRRKHLPIRIGEIIPVDSYIQNKFPPTHQVKMFKKHLYRIGHGKQGIYKTQTAIALPEDRKTLSKAIKQQCERLGETGDGKHIYLYRHTGSSPIMREIGRLREFAFRAVGEGSNKRRDVDNFDSDYFHLLLWDNEDLEIAGAYRFGDTKQIIANKGLSGLYSATLFEYTDQMAPYFEQGLELGRSFVQPRYWGKRSLDYLWYGIGAFLNKHPQYRYLFGPVSLSNNYHCAAKVLLVQFYSLYFPAKTKLAYAKLPFKIPQDTCSPFLGADYKQDFTVLKHSLANMGAVVPTLFKQYSETYEDGGLQFIEFNIDPDFNQCIDGLAMGDITMMKAKKRQRYLQTPLQTAG, encoded by the coding sequence ATGTACACCGCGGAAGAATTCTTAAAAAAACATTACCCTCAAACAGAGGGCAGGCCTTGGCTGTTTAAATCTATCCGTTTTATTCTGCGCCACTTACTACATGAAAAAGAAATGTTAGCATTTGGTCGAGATTACCCCAATCTGCAGGGTATCGATTTTATTGAACAGGTTTTGGAATACTTCAACGTCAGCTACTCTGCTAGAGATAGTGAGAAGGAACGTATTCCCAGCGATGGCCGAGTCGTCGTCATCGCAAATCACCCAATAGGCTCACTTGATGCCCTAGCCTTGATGAAACTACTCTGTGAAGTGCGCAGTGATGTAAAAGTCGTCGCCAATGAAATGCTCATGGCGCTTCCTCCTTTACATGACATAATACTTCGAGTGAATAATATGCAGGGCGGCACCCCCAAAGAGCATCTCCAAAATATTCATCAGCATCTCAACAATCAAGGCGCAATTTTAATTTTTCCGGCTGGAGAAGTATCTCGCCTGCGCCCCCAAGGTATCCGAGATACACGCTGGCATTCTGGATTTTTAAAAATTGCAAAAGCCACTAATTCCCCGATCCTTCCGGCCTACATAGACGCAAAAAATTCGCCGCTATTCTATAGCGTGTCCATGTTTTATAAGCCTATGGCCACAGCTTTATTGGTTAAAGAGATGTTTAAACAAAGACGCAAGCATCTGCCCATCCGCATAGGTGAGATTATTCCTGTTGATAGCTACATTCAGAATAAATTCCCCCCTACCCATCAGGTGAAAATGTTCAAGAAGCATCTATACCGTATTGGTCATGGCAAACAAGGTATCTATAAAACCCAAACCGCGATTGCTTTACCAGAAGACCGCAAAACCTTATCAAAGGCAATTAAACAGCAATGTGAACGCCTCGGTGAAACGGGTGATGGAAAACATATCTACCTATATCGGCATACCGGAAGTTCACCTATCATGCGTGAGATAGGCAGATTGCGTGAGTTCGCATTTCGAGCCGTCGGGGAAGGTAGCAATAAACGCAGAGACGTTGATAACTTCGACTCCGACTACTTTCATTTACTGCTTTGGGATAATGAAGACTTGGAGATTGCTGGCGCTTATCGTTTCGGAGATACCAAACAAATCATTGCTAATAAAGGCCTAAGCGGCCTCTACTCCGCAACCTTGTTTGAATACACCGATCAAATGGCCCCCTACTTCGAGCAAGGTCTTGAACTGGGGCGCAGTTTTGTTCAACCCCGTTATTGGGGCAAACGCAGCTTAGATTATCTGTGGTATGGCATAGGCGCTTTTTTAAATAAACACCCGCAATATCGTTATTTATTTGGCCCGGTCAGCCTAAGTAATAACTATCACTGTGCTGCTAAGGTGTTATTAGTACAGTTTTACAGTTTGTATTTCCCCGCCAAGACTAAGCTTGCCTACGCCAAGCTACCCTTTAAAATCCCGCAGGATACTTGCTCACCATTTTTAGGCGCAGACTACAAACAAGACTTCACTGTGCTAAAGCACTCCCTAGCGAATATGGGGGCGGTAGTTCCAACACTCTTCAAGCAATATTCTGAAACCTATGAAGATGGTGGTTTACAATTTATTGAGTTTAACATTGATCCTGATTTTAATCAGTGTATCGATGGTTTAGCCATGGGGGATATCACCATGATGAAAGCTAAAAAACGTCAACGCTATCTACAAACGCCATTACAGACAGCAGGATAA
- a CDS encoding type IV pilin protein, translating into MVKGMSLLELMIALAILGIVAALAIPSYKQSLLKARRQEAQVTLMKIVLMQQEFRMSQPSYATTEQLSLVSSNYYQFSVSNQGAATFTIHANALNEQQADRGCQQLSINQSMLQAPRACW; encoded by the coding sequence ATGGTCAAAGGAATGAGTTTGTTGGAATTGATGATTGCGCTAGCTATTTTAGGGATTGTTGCAGCACTGGCGATACCTTCTTATAAGCAATCATTGCTAAAGGCTCGCCGTCAGGAGGCGCAGGTAACATTAATGAAAATAGTCTTGATGCAACAGGAATTTAGAATGTCTCAGCCTAGCTATGCGACAACTGAACAGTTATCCCTTGTTAGCTCAAATTACTATCAATTTAGCGTTTCTAATCAAGGGGCTGCAACATTTACCATACACGCGAATGCACTTAATGAACAACAGGCAGACAGAGGTTGCCAGCAGCTAAGCATTAATCAATCTATGCTCCAAGCTCCCCGCGCTTGTTGGTAA
- a CDS encoding GspH/FimT family pseudopilin: MHLIIKTQGFSLLEAMIVVSIITLIAALGGPSITAALHHQQLKGALQQSYYLLQQGRAFAVTQAKEVTVQFSPGQNWCVALSDRGTCDCKQANACTLGNQSYQLTAKDYPFIHLPKVTMGNDNAVIFDKTRGSAMGNAGSSVFTNGTTQAKLVISNLGRVRICVQQGQIGAYSAC; the protein is encoded by the coding sequence GTGCATTTAATCATAAAGACACAAGGATTCTCGCTTCTCGAAGCTATGATAGTGGTGAGTATTATTACATTAATAGCAGCCCTTGGTGGGCCGTCGATCACCGCGGCGCTGCATCATCAGCAGCTTAAAGGAGCTTTGCAACAAAGCTACTACTTGCTCCAACAAGGCCGCGCTTTTGCCGTAACCCAAGCTAAGGAAGTGACTGTACAATTTTCTCCAGGTCAAAACTGGTGCGTGGCCCTGAGCGATCGTGGAACTTGTGATTGCAAACAAGCAAACGCCTGTACCCTCGGTAATCAAAGCTATCAACTTACTGCAAAGGACTATCCATTTATTCATTTGCCTAAGGTAACCATGGGCAACGATAACGCAGTGATATTCGATAAGACCCGCGGTAGTGCAATGGGAAACGCCGGTAGCAGTGTGTTCACCAACGGCACAACACAAGCTAAATTAGTCATATCAAATTTGGGTAGAGTTAGGATATGTGTCCAACAGGGACAAATTGGAGCCTACTCAGCATGCTAA
- a CDS encoding prepilin-type N-terminal cleavage/methylation domain-containing protein, with protein sequence MLNNIAKAKLQAGFSLVELLIAMTISTATIASLTSFVAISGVTSAKFLAKMRLSEELDTIMSLLTSELRRAGYNGNAHQAALSLEHSQSVFWQQWQLSHYAGESMNSCIEFAYDRNNNGRLDTEDGDERYGFRLRDRALEMRQAGSPCESGGWQDLSDNSFVRVTQLTFRATTEQLAGLTRFQINISLSAHLHSHPELSIQRQQTIRVSNYAIF encoded by the coding sequence ATGCTAAATAATATCGCTAAAGCAAAGTTGCAAGCAGGATTTTCATTGGTTGAGTTACTCATCGCCATGACGATAAGCACAGCCACTATCGCCTCACTCACTAGTTTCGTCGCTATATCCGGAGTCACTAGCGCAAAATTTTTAGCTAAAATGCGCCTATCTGAAGAGCTTGATACAATAATGTCATTACTCACCTCAGAACTGCGCAGAGCAGGCTATAACGGCAATGCTCATCAAGCTGCGTTGTCTCTAGAACACAGCCAGTCTGTGTTTTGGCAACAATGGCAATTATCTCACTATGCAGGAGAAAGCATGAATAGCTGCATCGAGTTTGCTTATGATCGAAATAATAATGGACGATTAGACACCGAAGATGGCGATGAGCGCTACGGGTTCAGATTAAGAGACCGAGCCTTGGAAATGCGACAAGCCGGCTCCCCTTGTGAATCTGGGGGTTGGCAAGACTTGTCGGACAACAGTTTCGTTAGGGTTACACAGCTAACCTTTCGTGCGACCACAGAGCAGCTTGCGGGCCTCACACGATTCCAAATAAACATTAGTCTTAGCGCCCATTTACACTCTCACCCAGAGTTAAGCATACAGCGACAACAGACAATTCGAGTAAGCAATTATGCCATCTTTTAA